One part of the Vicia villosa cultivar HV-30 ecotype Madison, WI linkage group LG6, Vvil1.0, whole genome shotgun sequence genome encodes these proteins:
- the LOC131614735 gene encoding uncharacterized protein LOC131614735 translates to MWLVCSTCQPKGGYWTILEYRGLRPYIGWWITWSWIISYFHRIHGYDPDPAYIDAMPRATRYVLQRGNQEIGPGRVYLDRTSHNDIQWTPFTNYGDVVSFNGIALYSGWLDCGAKTMVRYLPGCMRQFGRVQMIRRSTFEVAPDIVTCRDLTTIFEDLTHYLVPEEYRRTRTTQS, encoded by the exons ATGTGGCTTGTCTGCTCCACCTGCCAACCAAAAGGAGGTTATTGGACCATTCTTGAATACAGAGGTTTGAGACCATATATTGGATGGTGGATTACCTGG agctggatcatctcttattTCCACCGCATCCACGGCTACGATCCTGATCCTGCTTACATTGACGCGATGCCCAGGGCTACCAGATATGTCCTCCAGAGGGGGAATCAGGAAATAGGGCCAGGTCGTGTATACCTTGATCGTACTTCTCACAATGACATCCAGTGGACGCCTTTCACTAATTACGGTGATGTTGTCTCATTCAACGGCATCGCattatattctggatggttggatTGTGGGGCCAAGACCATGGTCAGGTATCTACCGGGGTGCATGAGACAATTTGGACGTGTGCAAATGATACGGAGGTCTACATTTGAGGTTGCTCCTGACATAGTTACCTGCCGCGATCTCACTACTATCTTTGAGGATTTGACTCATTATCTAGTCCCAGAGGAGTATCGGCGTACGCGGACCACCCAGAGCTGA